One Phycisphaera mikurensis NBRC 102666 DNA window includes the following coding sequences:
- a CDS encoding phosphate porin produces MKPIRLLALAAAVAAPAASAQEPPADRLVALRAEVAALRAELDERRGEAPWTADARREEVRRVVDDAVEAAGEAAAFGGHDGQRFFLAGPGHRLDIEGLLQFQHVALRDAAGGPRDDASGFQVRRARLAFSGHVVDEKLSYFLQLDADREGGGVDVLDAQVQWTFDGGVKLQAGLFKLPFLYEQLLSAKRLLAADRAQSSNFFTLNRSEQVQLVVPVADRVRLSAALSDGGTRSNTGSLNDASDWAFTTRAQSRLLGEWDNLKDLVAWELGPQLFLGLAGHVQDDDSVVGGNTLSAWTADAVFKLDSVAAMAAVMGADAGGFSARGFVVQGGWSLTEKVQPFVRYDFIDDGEVDAVHAVTAGVNAYLRGQDLRLTLDGVYVPEAPAGFGGTTPEALAGGAFGGGLGLAPPGGGDLLSIRTQLQLLF; encoded by the coding sequence TTGAAGCCGATCCGTCTCCTCGCCCTCGCCGCCGCCGTCGCCGCACCCGCCGCGTCCGCGCAGGAGCCGCCCGCGGACCGGCTCGTCGCGCTGCGGGCCGAGGTCGCGGCGCTGCGGGCGGAGCTCGACGAGCGACGCGGCGAGGCGCCCTGGACCGCCGACGCCCGCCGCGAGGAGGTCCGCCGGGTGGTCGACGACGCGGTGGAGGCGGCCGGGGAGGCGGCGGCGTTCGGCGGGCACGACGGGCAGCGTTTCTTCCTCGCGGGACCGGGCCACCGGCTCGACATCGAGGGCCTGCTGCAGTTCCAGCACGTCGCTCTCCGCGACGCGGCCGGCGGGCCCCGCGACGACGCCTCGGGCTTCCAGGTGCGGCGGGCCCGCCTCGCCTTCTCCGGGCACGTGGTCGACGAGAAGCTCAGCTACTTCCTGCAGCTCGACGCCGACCGCGAGGGCGGCGGGGTGGACGTGCTCGACGCGCAGGTCCAGTGGACGTTCGACGGCGGCGTCAAGCTCCAGGCCGGGCTCTTCAAGCTCCCGTTCCTCTACGAGCAGCTGCTCTCGGCGAAGCGGCTGCTCGCGGCGGATCGGGCCCAGAGCAGCAACTTCTTCACCCTCAACCGCAGCGAACAGGTGCAGCTGGTGGTGCCGGTCGCCGACCGGGTGCGGCTGAGCGCCGCCCTCAGCGACGGCGGCACACGCAGCAACACCGGAAGCCTCAACGACGCGAGCGACTGGGCCTTCACCACCCGTGCGCAGAGCCGCTTGCTCGGCGAGTGGGACAACCTCAAGGACCTCGTCGCCTGGGAGCTGGGCCCGCAGCTGTTCCTCGGCCTCGCGGGGCATGTGCAGGACGACGACTCGGTGGTCGGCGGCAACACGCTGTCGGCCTGGACCGCCGACGCCGTCTTCAAGCTCGATTCCGTGGCGGCGATGGCCGCGGTCATGGGGGCGGACGCCGGCGGATTCAGCGCGCGGGGCTTCGTGGTGCAGGGCGGCTGGAGCCTGACCGAGAAGGTGCAGCCTTTCGTCCGCTACGACTTCATCGACGACGGCGAGGTGGACGCGGTGCACGCGGTGACAGCCGGCGTCAACGCCTACCTGCGGGGCCAGGACCTGCGGCTGACCCTCGACGGCGTGTACGTCCCCGAGGCACCGGCCGGCTTCGGCGGCACCACGCCGGAGGCCCTCGCCGGCGGCGCCTTCGGCGGCGGGCTGGGCCTCGCGCCGCCCGGCGGCGGGGATCTGCTGTCGATCCGCACGCAGCTGCAGCTGCTCTTCTGA
- a CDS encoding adenylate kinase family protein has protein sequence MNPQDIPLESAAHKPYKTVLLFGAPGAGKGTQGKILARIPGFYHCSCGDVFRNMDLTSDLGRMFVDYSSRGELVPDEVTVKMWARAIRARAFLGDFKPSDDILILDGIPRTLQQARLMDEHVEVIQVIHLTCSDEAEMVRRLRRRAIKENRRDDADEAVIRSRWRIYQEETAPVLRHYEPSMIREVDAMGSPAQVLGSVLDHVVPAQDAHFAADREGK, from the coding sequence ATGAACCCACAGGACATCCCCCTCGAGAGCGCGGCCCACAAGCCCTACAAGACCGTGCTGCTGTTCGGCGCCCCGGGCGCGGGCAAGGGCACGCAGGGGAAGATCCTCGCGCGGATCCCGGGCTTCTACCACTGCTCCTGCGGCGACGTCTTCCGCAACATGGACCTCACCAGCGACCTGGGCCGCATGTTCGTCGACTACTCCAGCCGCGGCGAGCTCGTGCCCGACGAGGTGACGGTGAAGATGTGGGCCCGGGCGATCCGGGCCCGCGCCTTCCTCGGCGACTTCAAGCCCTCCGACGACATCCTGATCCTCGACGGCATCCCACGCACGCTGCAGCAGGCCCGGCTGATGGACGAGCACGTCGAGGTCATCCAGGTCATCCACCTCACCTGCTCGGACGAGGCGGAGATGGTGCGGCGGCTGCGGCGCCGGGCGATCAAGGAGAACCGCCGCGACGACGCCGACGAGGCCGTGATCCGCAGCCGCTGGCGGATTTACCAGGAGGAGACGGCCCCGGTGCTCCGGCACTACGAGCCGTCGATGATCCGCGAGGTGGACGCGATGGGCTCGCCCGCCCAGGTGCTCGGCAGCGTGCTCGACCACGTGGTGCCGGCCCAGGACGCGCACTTCGCCGCGGACCGCGAGGGGAAGTAG